CCAACTAGAACAACTGTTTGTCGTGACATGTCAAGCTGTGCGGGATGGCTAACTGTATGGATGGGCAGAACGAAAACCTTGTAGCGGCTTTCGCAGCCGTGCTGTTCGCACTACGGCTAGAAGCAGGGCTTGCGCAAGACGCGCAGCCAAGCGTGCTCAGCGAATGTTTATTCATCTCCGTTGGCGATGTCACCTCCCAAACATGGCCCTGAGCGCCGCCTGCGAGCGGCTGGTCAGACGAGGATCAGTGTGATCGGATGCCTGCCGGATCTCCTTGAGCCAGCCACGTTCATTCACGGTGACAGGATCGCCGAAAATCTCGACAACCGCTTTGGCTGCGGTCGGACCAATCGCCTGCTCCAATGCGAGCTGCATCATGTATGCAGGATCACACTCAAGAGCGCGCGCTAATGCCGGCACGCGATCGAGGGCCAGCTTGGAGGCACCTTGCTTGATCATCGTGATCATGTTCGGATTCGAGTATCCGGCCTGTGCAGCGATCTCGGCCTGACTCTTCTTTGCTTTGAGCTCGAGCACCCGGCGTTCGACATACTTCGCCAACCGTGTGTCTGCGTGCGGTTTCTTGGTCATCGCTTTCTCCTCAGATATGACGCAGCGCGTGTTGCATGATTTCTTTATAGCGAGAGTGAGTATGGGGGCGTGTGGCGGGAGAGTGTCTCGCTCGCAAACAAGCGCTCGACAAGCCGCCAGGAGCAAGTTCGCCAACGGCGGGCGATTCTTGGTTGGTCGACGACACGCAATTTGCTGAAAAGGAAACGCGGTTCTCCCTTCAGAGACGGAAATGAAGATTTCGTTCCCTGTCAATCATGAAGAAAGCACTGGAATAAGAGGGGTTTGCTCGGAGCGACCAGAGCCGCTCCGGCGTGGGATCAGGTTTGTGGAAGTGACCGTCAGCCGGCCATCAAGGCATCCGGCTCGAAATCCAGACGGGTGACAAGGCCGCAAACGCACTTGCCTTCCCATTCCTCGATGTCGGCAAGGCGCCAGCGAGTAGTCGTCCCTCCCAGTTTGACAGCAAGCGGGAATTCACCCTCGCGTTTCCAGCGCCAGATCGTGTCCTTCGACACTCCGAAACGCTGTGCGACCTGATCGGCGGAAAGATAAAGATTTTCGGCGAGATGGTTCATCGGCATTCTCCAAGATTAGTTTCGTATGAATGCTGACCCAAGCTTCATCAGGCTCGGCCAACATTCACCCTATAGCGATCCGTCTGAGGAACTGCGCCAAGAGGCCGGAAAAACTTCAGCGACCGCTTATCTTTTCGAAGAGAGCGACTTTCTTGCAACATCGCGAAGGACATGCGTCAATTACTACCGCAGAGCAAGTGATATGGAAAACCGCAGCAGGTGATCGCAGTCAGCTGCAAGTAATGGTGTAGACTTTGGTGGCAAGAATGGTGGTATATTTTTTATATTAACAGTGAAATATATTAAAAACAACAACTTGACCATTAGCGATGGCGGAGGAGGTGGGATTCGAACCCACGGTGGGCGTTAACCCACGCCGGTTTTCAAGACCGGTGCATTCGACCACTCTGCCACTCCTCCGGTTGCGGCCTGAGTAGTCAAGGATGAGCGATTCTGGAAGACGTTGAATGTGTGTCATGGTTGCCGGAATCTGTTGCAAAATAATGTTAGATGGGCATTATAGTGCAGATTGACGTCGTGATCAGGGAGGATCGTATGACAAATCGCAGAGGATTTATGGCGGTAATGAGTGGCGCGATGGTGGCGCTGGGTTTGACGGGTGGGGCCGCGCTGGCGCAGGAAGTGACGCTTAAGCTGCACCACTTTCTGCCGCCGCAAGCCAATGTTCCGCGTCAGGTGCTTGATGTCTGGGCGGACAAGGTGGAGGCCGACAGTGGCGGGCGGATCAAGATTGACCGCTATCCTTCGATGCAACTTGGAGGCAAGCCGCCAGAGTTGATGGATCAGGCTTTGGACGGTGTTGCGGATATCGTCTGGACCGTGGTGGGCTATACGCCGGGGCGGTTCCCATCGACGGAAGTATTCGAGCAGCCGTTCTTTGTTAGCAATGCGCGGGCCGCGTCCTATGCATATTGGAAGATGTTCGAAGAGCATATGAAGGACACAGAGTTCAAGGATCTGCACATCCTTGCAACATGGGTGCATGGGCCAGGGCTGATCCATACCAAGGATCCGGTTCACAAACCAAGCGACCTGAACGGGATGAAAATCCGCGGTGGGTCACGCACGGTGAACACACTTCTGGAAATGGTCGGAGCCACGCCAGTGGGGATGCCGGTGCCGGCGGTCTCGGAGGGGCTTTCCAAGGGGGTGATCGACGGGACGACGATTCCGTGGGAGGTGACAACTTCGCTAAAGGTGCCGGAACTGGTGCATAACCACACCGAATTCGAAGGGCCGGGCCTTTACACGCTGACGTTTGTTCTGGCGATGAACAAGGCGAAATACGAGAGCCTGCCGGATGACTTGAGACAGGTGATCGACGACAATTCAGGCCTGGAACTTTCGGTTTTCGCCGGTGGCACGCAGGCGGATGCGGATGGCCCGGCGCGGCAGATCGCGGTTGATCTTGGCAACAACATCATCACCATAAACGAAGAGGATGCGAAACAGTGGCGCACGCTTGTTCAGCCGATCTATGACAGTTGGGTGGCAGATATGAATAAGCGCGGCATTGACGGTCAGGCGCTGATTGACGAGGCGCAAAAGCTGATGGCCGAATACGAGG
This is a stretch of genomic DNA from Aquicoccus sp. G2-2. It encodes these proteins:
- a CDS encoding AlpA family phage regulatory protein, coding for MNHLAENLYLSADQVAQRFGVSKDTIWRWKREGEFPLAVKLGGTTTRWRLADIEEWEGKCVCGLVTRLDFEPDALMAG
- a CDS encoding TRAP transporter substrate-binding protein, which translates into the protein MTNRRGFMAVMSGAMVALGLTGGAALAQEVTLKLHHFLPPQANVPRQVLDVWADKVEADSGGRIKIDRYPSMQLGGKPPELMDQALDGVADIVWTVVGYTPGRFPSTEVFEQPFFVSNARAASYAYWKMFEEHMKDTEFKDLHILATWVHGPGLIHTKDPVHKPSDLNGMKIRGGSRTVNTLLEMVGATPVGMPVPAVSEGLSKGVIDGTTIPWEVTTSLKVPELVHNHTEFEGPGLYTLTFVLAMNKAKYESLPDDLRQVIDDNSGLELSVFAGGTQADADGPARQIAVDLGNNIITINEEDAKQWRTLVQPIYDSWVADMNKRGIDGQALIDEAQKLMAEYEEQHKS
- a CDS encoding helix-turn-helix transcriptional regulator codes for the protein MTKKPHADTRLAKYVERRVLELKAKKSQAEIAAQAGYSNPNMITMIKQGASKLALDRVPALARALECDPAYMMQLALEQAIGPTAAKAVVEIFGDPVTVNERGWLKEIRQASDHTDPRLTSRSQAALRAMFGR